One part of the Pseudomonadota bacterium genome encodes these proteins:
- a CDS encoding XRE family transcriptional regulator, with protein sequence MINIEKHNEYYEKYLTDLAEHMDKPQEQTDPIHVGEKIKHMRETQGLSLAELAQKTGFDIAMLENIELEKITPPLGTMIRLSRALNTVMSNLFSDREVQENYSVLRVSDQKSAPLPSGRASYHSYIPLAADLKGRHMDAFIVKLNPEKAKDVVPSVHDGEEFIYVIDGEVKVIVENKVEILSLGDALYLKSTTPHVVVTNTDEPALILAIMYCG encoded by the coding sequence ATGATCAATATCGAAAAGCACAATGAATACTACGAGAAGTACCTGACCGATCTGGCCGAGCACATGGACAAACCTCAGGAACAGACCGATCCTATCCATGTCGGAGAAAAAATCAAGCATATGCGCGAAACCCAGGGTCTTTCCCTAGCCGAGCTCGCCCAGAAAACGGGCTTCGACATCGCCATGTTGGAAAATATCGAACTGGAAAAAATCACCCCGCCGCTGGGCACCATGATCCGTCTTTCACGGGCTTTGAACACCGTCATGAGCAACCTTTTTTCCGACCGTGAAGTCCAGGAAAATTACAGCGTTCTGCGGGTCAGCGACCAGAAAAGCGCCCCGCTGCCTTCCGGCCGGGCCAGTTATCATAGCTATATCCCCCTGGCCGCCGACCTCAAGGGTCGCCATATGGACGCTTTCATCGTCAAGCTTAATCCGGAAAAGGCCAAAGATGTCGTGCCTTCGGTTCACGACGGCGAAGAATTTATCTACGTTATCGACGGAGAAGTGAAGGTCATCGTGGAAAACAAAGTGGAAATCCTGTCCTTGGGCGACGCCCTTTATCTTAAATCAACAACTCCGCATGTCGTTGTCACCA
- a CDS encoding NADH-quinone oxidoreductase subunit F, with product MNNSPRAFLAELVTAAAAKLAELKNASVPVIYVGCATCGRAAGAMDTIAGFNEALVANGIEAIIRKVGCLGHCYAEPLVIIQNPGFPPLLYQKIGVGEAGILVRSFLKDGSDPCYEYLLGALEADDNFPTLMDYPRYLFENRVIMEHCGLIDPEDVDHYLAVGGYSALAQGLEEGGVRVLEEIKAANLRGRGGAGFPAGRKWEIARNVKVFEKLVICNGDEGDPGAYMDRTLLESNPHQVLEGLALAALAVGAGRALLYIRTEYPLAVEIVERAIAQARQKNLLGSKILGSDFSLEVSVFQGSGAFVCGEETALIESLAGRRGMPQPRPPYPAVSGFQGKPTIINNVKTLSTVPSIIRNGASWFTAIGTPGSPGTAIFSVVGEVEYPGLVEVPMGVTLEHLVVDVCGGVKNGKTLKAVQIGGPSGGCLPASLLQTKIDFDSLKESGAMMGSGGLVVMNEDTCMVELARYFTDFTQGESCGKCTFCRLGTRHLRDILEDLTKGVGSAEDLQTLQELSEMIVKGSLCSLGKTAPNPVLTTLRFFRGEYEAHFAERRCPARMCRSLIAFYIDLEACARGCDACVACCPTEAIFTTSNRKKAIDQEKCVKCGECVYACPPEYDAVRRISPPSLIPDQGVKPLIEEEKEEK from the coding sequence ATGAATAATAGTCCGAGAGCTTTTTTGGCCGAGCTGGTCACGGCGGCCGCTGCCAAACTTGCGGAACTTAAAAACGCTTCGGTGCCGGTGATTTATGTCGGTTGCGCCACCTGCGGCCGGGCTGCTGGAGCCATGGACACGATTGCCGGATTTAACGAGGCTCTGGTTGCCAACGGAATCGAGGCGATTATTCGAAAAGTCGGTTGTCTCGGACACTGTTATGCCGAGCCTCTGGTGATTATTCAGAATCCCGGATTTCCTCCGCTGCTCTATCAGAAAATCGGAGTGGGTGAAGCTGGAATTCTGGTTCGTTCCTTCCTTAAGGATGGCAGCGATCCCTGTTATGAATACTTGCTCGGGGCTCTGGAGGCGGATGATAATTTTCCGACCCTGATGGATTATCCGCGTTATCTTTTTGAAAACCGGGTAATTATGGAACACTGCGGCCTGATTGATCCTGAGGATGTGGATCATTATCTCGCGGTTGGTGGCTATTCGGCTTTGGCCCAGGGGCTGGAAGAAGGCGGGGTCCGGGTTCTGGAAGAGATCAAGGCCGCCAATCTGCGGGGTCGGGGGGGCGCCGGCTTTCCGGCCGGGCGGAAATGGGAAATTGCCCGCAATGTCAAAGTTTTCGAGAAACTGGTGATCTGCAATGGGGATGAGGGTGATCCCGGGGCCTACATGGATCGAACCCTGCTGGAGAGTAATCCGCATCAGGTGCTCGAAGGGCTGGCTTTGGCGGCTCTGGCGGTGGGCGCCGGGCGGGCGCTGCTTTATATTCGGACCGAATATCCCCTGGCGGTTGAAATTGTTGAACGGGCGATTGCTCAGGCGCGGCAGAAAAACCTTCTGGGTTCTAAAATCCTAGGTAGTGATTTTTCTCTGGAGGTCTCGGTTTTTCAAGGTTCCGGAGCTTTTGTCTGCGGAGAAGAAACCGCTCTGATCGAGTCTTTGGCCGGCCGCCGGGGTATGCCCCAACCGCGGCCGCCATACCCGGCCGTATCCGGGTTTCAGGGGAAACCGACGATAATCAACAATGTCAAAACCTTGTCGACCGTGCCCTCTATCATCCGTAACGGCGCTTCCTGGTTTACGGCGATTGGGACCCCGGGCAGCCCCGGGACGGCAATTTTCTCCGTGGTCGGAGAGGTCGAATATCCCGGGCTGGTCGAGGTGCCGATGGGGGTTACGCTCGAACATCTGGTGGTGGATGTTTGCGGCGGAGTGAAAAACGGCAAAACCCTGAAAGCCGTTCAGATCGGCGGTCCTTCCGGCGGCTGTCTGCCGGCGTCCCTGCTGCAGACCAAAATCGATTTCGACTCCCTGAAGGAATCCGGGGCGATGATGGGGTCGGGCGGCTTGGTCGTTATGAACGAAGATACCTGCATGGTTGAACTGGCGCGTTATTTTACGGATTTTACTCAGGGTGAATCCTGTGGTAAGTGTACCTTTTGTCGGCTTGGCACCCGTCATTTACGCGATATTCTTGAGGATCTGACAAAGGGTGTAGGGTCTGCGGAAGATCTTCAGACCCTGCAGGAACTCAGCGAGATGATTGTTAAAGGCTCGCTCTGTAGTCTGGGTAAAACGGCTCCTAATCCGGTGCTGACGACCCTGCGTTTTTTTCGGGGCGAATATGAGGCTCATTTTGCGGAAAGACGTTGCCCGGCGCGCATGTGCCGGAGCCTGATCGCTTTCTATATCGATCTGGAAGCTTGTGCCCGGGGTTGTGATGCCTGCGTTGCCTGCTGTCCGACCGAGGCGATTTTTACGACCAGTAACCGTAAAAAGGCGATTGATCAGGAAAAGTGTGTCAAATGCGGCGAATGTGTTTATGCCTGCCCGCCGGAATATGACGCGGTACGGCGAATTTCACCGCCCAGTCTGATTCCCGATCAGGGAGTAAAGCCCTTGATCGAGGAAGAAAAAGAGGAAAAGTGA
- the nuoE gene encoding NADH-quinone oxidoreductase subunit NuoE yields MAVLDKEELAVLKAVADELPEFSRTPSQLIPVLQSIQKKHGYLPKLVLRLVADHLQVTIARIYGVATFYNQFRFNPPGRNPIKVCLGTACHVKGGEIILENFERRLQIREGETSADREYSLERVACIGCCALAPAVVIGEKVEAYVTPSKVEGIITEIEVRKEMAAREQQRNETAASTNE; encoded by the coding sequence ATGGCGGTGCTTGACAAGGAGGAACTGGCGGTTCTGAAGGCGGTTGCAGATGAACTTCCGGAGTTTTCCCGAACACCTTCTCAATTGATCCCGGTCCTGCAGTCAATTCAGAAAAAACACGGTTATCTGCCGAAACTTGTTTTGCGACTGGTGGCAGACCATCTTCAGGTAACCATCGCCAGAATCTATGGCGTCGCCACATTCTATAACCAGTTTCGTTTTAATCCTCCCGGTCGTAATCCGATCAAGGTTTGTCTGGGAACCGCCTGTCATGTCAAGGGTGGCGAAATAATTCTGGAAAATTTTGAGCGTCGTCTGCAGATCAGGGAGGGTGAAACCAGCGCCGATCGCGAATACAGCCTCGAACGGGTGGCCTGCATTGGTTGTTGCGCCCTGGCCCCGGCAGTGGTGATTGGCGAGAAGGTTGAAGCTTACGTCACTCCCAGCAAGGTCGAGGGGATTATTACTGAAATTGAGGTTCGCAAAGAGATGGCAGCCCGGGAGCAGCAGAGAAATGAAACCGCAGCATCCACCAATGAATAA